A genomic window from Flavobacterium sp. I3-2 includes:
- the sucD gene encoding succinate--CoA ligase subunit alpha translates to MSVLVNKDSKIIVQGFTGSEGTFHASQMIEYGTNVVGGVTPGKGGTLHLDRPVFNTVKDAVEKAQADTSIIFVPPAFAADAIMEAAEAGIKVIICITEGIPVADMVKAYDYIKSRNCTLVGPNCPGVITPGEAKVGIMPGFVFKKGTIGIVSKSGTLTYEAADQVVKQGLGITTAIGIGGDPIIGTTTKEAVELLMNDPETEAIIMIGEIGGQLEADAARWIKENGNKKPVIGFIAGETAPKGRTMGHAGAIVGGADDTAEAKKRIMRECGIHVVDSPAEIGKKVKEVLG, encoded by the coding sequence ATGAGTGTTTTAGTAAATAAAGATTCAAAGATAATTGTACAAGGATTCACAGGTAGTGAAGGTACCTTCCATGCTTCTCAAATGATTGAGTATGGAACAAATGTAGTAGGTGGAGTTACACCAGGAAAAGGTGGTACTTTACATTTAGATCGTCCTGTGTTTAACACTGTTAAAGATGCTGTTGAAAAAGCTCAAGCAGATACTTCAATTATTTTTGTTCCGCCAGCATTTGCTGCTGATGCAATAATGGAAGCTGCAGAAGCTGGAATTAAAGTAATTATCTGTATCACTGAAGGTATTCCGGTTGCTGATATGGTAAAAGCTTACGACTATATAAAATCTAGAAATTGCACTTTAGTTGGACCAAACTGTCCAGGTGTTATTACTCCAGGAGAAGCTAAAGTTGGTATCATGCCAGGTTTTGTTTTCAAAAAAGGTACTATCGGAATTGTTTCTAAATCAGGAACTTTAACATATGAAGCTGCTGATCAAGTTGTTAAACAAGGATTAGGAATCACAACTGCTATTGGTATTGGTGGAGATCCAATCATCGGAACGACAACAAAAGAAGCTGTAGAATTATTAATGAATGATCCAGAGACTGAAGCAATCATTATGATTGGTGAAATCGGAGGTCAATTAGAAGCTGATGCTGCTCGTTGGATTAAAGAAAACGGAAACAAAAAACCAGTTATCGGTTTTATCGCTGGTGAAACAGCGCCTAAAGGTAGAACAATGGGACACGCTGGTGCAATTGTTGGTGGTGCTGATGATACTGCTGAAGCTAAAAAACGTATCATGCGCGAATGTGGAATTCACGTAGTAGATTCTCCAGCTGAAATTGGTAAAAAAGTAAAAGAGGTTTTAGGTTAA
- a CDS encoding DNA gyrase/topoisomerase IV subunit A yields MDEEENLEPIYNDQPDTNELSGQFYDNQEDIGNDSIKKVTGMYKEWFLDYASYVILERAVPAIEDGFKPVQRRIMHSIKELDDGRYNKVANIVGHTMQYHPHGDQSIGDAMVQIGQKDLLIDTQGNWGNILTGDEAAASRYIEARLSKFALDVLYSPKITTWQLSYDGRRNEPVNLPVKFPLLLAQGGEGIAVGLSTKILPHNFNELIDASIKHLKGKPFTLYPDFPTQGIADVSNYNDGMRGGRVRVRAKITQLDKNTLVISQIPFSTTTTSLIDSILKANEKGKIKIKKIEDNTAAEVEILIHLPAGVSPDKTIDALYAFTGCETSLAPLGCVIENNLPLFTGVSNMLRVSTERTVQLLKRELEIELGELEEQWHYLSLERIFIEERIYRRIEEEETWDGVITTIDEGLKPFIKHLKREVTVDDITRLTEIKIKRISKFDIDKAQEKIEALEGDIEQVKYNLEHIIDFTIDFFTRLKEKYGKGRERKTELRSFDTIEATKVVLRNTKLYVNREEGFIGTGLKRDEYVADCSDIDDVIVFLRSGVMMVTKVDDKKFIGKDIIHIAVFDKNDKRTIYNMIYRDGKSGPSYVKRFNVSGVTRDKEYDLTQEKPGSQVLYFSWNPNGEAEVVTILLRQLSNVKKLKFDLDFAELLIKGRSSKGNLVTKYSIKKIDLKEKGISTLRPRKIWFDDTVSRLNVDGRGELLGEFKPEDRLLIITQSAKVKTIIPELTTHFDEDMIVLEKWIPNKPISVVYYDGEKSKYFVKRFLVENENKEEFVITEHPYSKLEIVSTDYRPMAEIIFAKNKGIQKENMELNFEEFIAVKGIKAIGNQLTSDKIKLINLLESLPFELPEEEIKEIILDEIDENNLGLEEDGQIILFPEAENPTE; encoded by the coding sequence ATGGACGAAGAAGAAAATTTAGAACCAATTTATAACGACCAACCAGATACAAACGAATTATCAGGTCAGTTTTACGATAACCAAGAAGATATAGGTAACGATTCTATTAAGAAAGTTACAGGTATGTATAAAGAATGGTTTTTGGATTATGCTTCTTATGTAATCTTAGAACGCGCGGTTCCGGCTATTGAAGACGGTTTTAAACCAGTTCAACGACGCATTATGCATTCTATTAAAGAATTAGATGATGGTCGTTATAACAAAGTTGCAAACATTGTAGGACATACGATGCAGTATCATCCACACGGTGACCAAAGTATTGGTGACGCTATGGTGCAAATAGGTCAAAAAGATTTATTAATCGATACGCAAGGTAACTGGGGAAATATTTTAACAGGTGACGAAGCTGCTGCTTCTCGTTATATCGAAGCACGTTTAAGCAAATTTGCTTTAGACGTTTTGTATTCTCCAAAAATTACCACTTGGCAATTGTCTTATGACGGACGTAGAAATGAACCGGTTAATTTGCCTGTAAAATTTCCGTTGTTATTAGCGCAAGGTGGAGAAGGTATTGCTGTTGGATTATCGACTAAAATTCTTCCTCATAACTTTAATGAGTTGATTGATGCTTCAATCAAACATTTAAAAGGAAAACCGTTTACATTATATCCAGATTTTCCAACGCAAGGAATAGCAGATGTTTCTAATTATAACGATGGAATGCGTGGCGGACGAGTTCGTGTTCGTGCAAAAATCACACAGTTAGATAAAAATACTTTAGTTATATCTCAAATTCCTTTTTCGACTACAACAACTAGTTTGATTGATAGTATCTTAAAAGCTAATGAGAAAGGAAAAATTAAAATCAAGAAAATTGAAGATAATACGGCTGCAGAAGTTGAAATTCTAATTCATTTACCAGCTGGTGTTTCTCCAGATAAAACAATCGATGCACTTTATGCTTTCACAGGTTGCGAAACGTCGTTGGCGCCACTTGGTTGCGTAATTGAGAATAATCTACCGTTGTTTACCGGAGTTAGTAATATGCTTCGAGTTTCGACTGAACGTACGGTTCAATTATTAAAACGCGAACTAGAAATTGAACTTGGTGAGTTAGAAGAACAATGGCATTATTTATCGTTAGAACGAATTTTCATCGAAGAACGAATCTATCGTAGAATTGAAGAAGAAGAAACTTGGGATGGTGTAATTACAACTATTGACGAAGGTTTAAAACCATTTATCAAACATTTAAAACGTGAGGTAACCGTTGATGATATTACACGTTTAACCGAAATTAAAATCAAACGTATTTCTAAATTCGATATCGATAAAGCGCAAGAAAAAATTGAAGCTTTAGAAGGAGATATCGAACAAGTAAAATACAATTTAGAACATATTATCGATTTTACGATTGATTTCTTTACACGTTTAAAAGAAAAATACGGAAAAGGTCGTGAACGTAAAACCGAATTAAGAAGTTTTGATACTATTGAAGCTACTAAAGTAGTTTTACGAAACACCAAGCTTTACGTAAATCGTGAAGAAGGATTTATCGGAACTGGATTAAAACGCGACGAATATGTTGCTGATTGTTCGGATATCGATGATGTCATTGTCTTTTTGAGAAGCGGTGTAATGATGGTTACGAAAGTGGATGATAAAAAATTCATTGGTAAAGATATCATTCACATTGCTGTCTTCGATAAAAACGACAAACGTACCATTTACAATATGATTTATCGCGATGGAAAATCGGGACCTTCGTATGTAAAACGATTTAATGTTTCGGGTGTTACTCGTGATAAAGAATACGATTTAACGCAAGAAAAACCAGGTTCGCAAGTCCTTTATTTTTCATGGAATCCAAACGGAGAAGCAGAGGTTGTAACTATTTTATTACGTCAACTTTCGAATGTGAAGAAATTGAAATTCGATTTGGATTTTGCCGAGCTTTTAATCAAAGGACGTTCATCAAAAGGAAATTTAGTAACTAAATATTCAATCAAAAAAATCGATTTAAAAGAAAAAGGAATTTCTACTTTACGTCCGCGTAAAATTTGGTTCGATGATACAGTAAGTCGTTTAAATGTTGATGGAAGAGGGGAGTTGCTTGGTGAATTTAAACCAGAAGACCGTTTACTGATTATTACGCAAAGTGCTAAAGTAAAAACGATAATTCCTGAATTGACCACGCATTTTGATGAAGATATGATTGTCTTAGAAAAATGGATTCCGAATAAACCAATTTCTGTTGTTTATTACGATGGTGAAAAATCGAAATACTTTGTAAAACGTTTCTTGGTTGAAAACGAAAATAAAGAAGAGTTTGTAATTACAGAGCATCCATATTCTAAATTAGAAATTGTTTCAACCGATTATCGTCCGATGGCTGAAATTATCTTTGCTAAAAATAAAGGAATTCAGAAAGAAAATATGGAGTTGAACTTTGAAGAATTTATTGCTGTAAAAGGTATTAAAGCAATCGGAAATCAATTAACTTCTGATAAAATCAAATTGATTAATTTGTTAGAATCGTTGCCTTTTGAACTTCCTGAAGAAGAAATCAAAGAAATTATTTTAGACGAAATTGATGAAAATAATTTAGGACTTGAAGAAGACGGACAAATTATCCTTTTTCCTGAGGCTGAAAATCCGACAGAATAA
- a CDS encoding YihY/virulence factor BrkB family protein, producing the protein MNLKDKLFYKLFIKSVNDFFEEECLKFSASLTYYTIFALPSFAIILITFLGYFLGEEEVSGNLFRQINRMVGNQASSQIQEIINNSKLTKTSIIETIIGVITLLFSASGMFGEIQSSINDIWKIKAKNRKGMIKAVIDQFFSFSMIAVFGFILAVSLLIDSFIDVLYDKIAKVVNIEKLLIADYLDSFLVFLIITFIIVYVFKELPDAVIKFKDAFIGALFTAILFMIGKWVIGEYLENSDKFTLYGTAGSILILLLWIYYSAIILYFGAVFTKNYALIYGNSIVPNEYSDFKE; encoded by the coding sequence ATGAATTTAAAAGATAAACTATTTTACAAGCTTTTTATTAAATCTGTTAACGATTTTTTTGAAGAAGAGTGTTTAAAATTTAGTGCTTCTCTTACATATTATACCATTTTTGCTTTGCCATCTTTTGCAATTATTTTAATAACTTTTTTAGGTTATTTTCTTGGAGAAGAAGAAGTTTCAGGAAATTTATTTCGTCAAATAAATCGAATGGTTGGTAACCAAGCTTCAAGTCAGATTCAAGAAATAATCAATAATTCAAAATTAACTAAGACCTCAATCATTGAAACAATAATTGGGGTAATTACGCTTCTTTTTTCTGCAAGTGGAATGTTTGGAGAAATTCAAAGTTCGATTAATGATATTTGGAAAATTAAAGCCAAAAATAGAAAAGGAATGATTAAAGCAGTAATTGACCAATTTTTTTCATTTTCAATGATTGCTGTGTTTGGGTTTATACTAGCTGTTTCTTTGTTGATAGATTCATTTATTGATGTATTGTACGACAAAATAGCAAAGGTTGTCAATATTGAAAAGTTGTTAATTGCAGATTATTTAGATTCGTTTTTAGTTTTTCTAATCATAACTTTTATTATCGTTTATGTTTTTAAGGAACTTCCGGATGCGGTTATTAAATTTAAGGATGCTTTTATCGGTGCTTTATTTACTGCTATTTTATTTATGATTGGTAAATGGGTTATAGGTGAATATCTAGAAAATTCAGATAAGTTTACACTTTATGGTACGGCAGGTTCTATTTTAATATTATTATTGTGGATTTATTACTCTGCAATTATACTTTATTTTGGTGCGGTTTTTACTAAAAATTACGCTTTAATTTATGGAAATTCTATTGTTCCAAATGAATATTCTGATTTTAAAGAATAG
- a CDS encoding nuclear transport factor 2 family protein yields MHPDVTLEWYSSKGLLNLDLNDLLALSKELKHNYYSLRAEVQEVMEDDDRIMIRYSYFVRTFENIDEEMILAVFFTTWQIKDNQLYKGCQMSQLLE; encoded by the coding sequence ATGCATCCTGATGTAACATTGGAATGGTATAGTTCTAAAGGTTTATTAAATTTAGATTTAAATGATCTGTTAGCTTTATCTAAAGAATTAAAACATAATTATTATTCATTAAGAGCTGAAGTACAAGAAGTAATGGAAGATGATGATCGAATAATGATTCGATATAGTTATTTTGTTAGGACTTTTGAGAATATTGATGAAGAAATGATACTCGCTGTTTTCTTTACTACTTGGCAGATTAAAGATAACCAACTCTATAAAGGTTGTCAAATGAGCCAATTATTAGAATAA
- a CDS encoding LuxR C-terminal-related transcriptional regulator translates to MEKINTQKWDNLVKAQKSQSKIDNEIKTPEQIHSYFFIFDCYNNTILFTNSSFETVTGYEPNELSLDLLLKIIHPDDLKYFFECEESFLEFTNKLSFNEHFKYTHSYSYRIKTKNESYIRIFQECQALEVNESGHLTKTLVNHKKTEYSEKPDTRDFKIYDKSQNSYIDAENRYNLTKRELEILNYIKNGLNSQQISETLNLSKNTILTHRKNILNKSNSSSFIELIKKLSYVH, encoded by the coding sequence GTGGAGAAAATTAACACACAAAAATGGGATAATTTAGTCAAAGCACAAAAATCACAATCAAAAATTGACAATGAAATTAAAACTCCTGAACAAATACACAGTTATTTCTTTATTTTTGATTGCTACAATAATACTATTTTGTTTACAAATTCTTCTTTTGAAACTGTAACTGGTTATGAACCTAACGAATTAAGTCTTGATTTACTTCTTAAAATCATTCATCCTGACGATTTGAAATATTTCTTTGAATGTGAAGAAAGTTTTTTGGAATTCACGAATAAGCTTTCATTTAATGAACATTTTAAATATACACATTCATATTCTTATCGTATTAAAACAAAAAACGAAAGTTACATTCGGATTTTTCAGGAATGTCAAGCTTTAGAAGTAAATGAAAGTGGACATCTTACGAAGACTTTAGTAAATCATAAAAAAACTGAATATTCAGAAAAACCTGATACAAGAGATTTTAAAATTTATGATAAATCACAAAATTCATATATCGACGCTGAAAACAGGTACAATTTAACCAAACGTGAATTAGAAATTTTGAATTATATCAAAAATGGATTGAATAGTCAGCAAATTTCAGAAACATTGAATCTTAGTAAAAACACCATTCTGACTCATAGAAAGAATATTCTGAATAAAAGTAATAGTTCAAGCTTTATTGAACTTATAAAAAAATTAAGCTATGTGCATTAA
- the efp gene encoding elongation factor P: MASTADIRNGLCIKYNNDIYKIIEFLHVKPGKGPAFVRTKMRSVSNGRILENTFSAGHKIDVVRVETHTFQFLYPEGNDFHFMNVETFEQITLDRNALDAPDLLKEGTNVMIQINTETEAPLSVDMPASVILEVTYAEPGVKGNTATNATKPATVETGANVNVPLFINEGDKIKIDTATGAYMERIKE, translated from the coding sequence ATGGCAAGTACAGCAGACATCAGAAACGGATTATGTATTAAATACAACAACGATATTTACAAAATTATTGAATTCTTACACGTAAAACCAGGTAAAGGACCAGCTTTCGTAAGAACTAAAATGCGAAGTGTTTCTAACGGAAGAATTTTAGAAAATACATTTTCTGCAGGACATAAAATTGATGTAGTTCGAGTTGAAACACATACATTCCAATTCTTATATCCAGAAGGAAACGATTTCCATTTTATGAATGTGGAGACTTTTGAACAAATTACTTTAGACAGAAACGCTCTTGATGCTCCGGATTTATTAAAAGAAGGTACTAACGTAATGATTCAAATTAATACAGAAACAGAAGCTCCTTTGTCTGTAGATATGCCAGCATCTGTAATTCTTGAAGTTACTTATGCTGAACCAGGAGTTAAAGGAAATACTGCAACAAATGCTACTAAACCTGCAACTGTTGAAACTGGTGCAAACGTTAACGTACCATTATTTATCAACGAAGGTGATAAAATTAAAATCGATACTGCTACAGGAGCATACATGGAACGTATTAAAGAATAA
- a CDS encoding DNA topoisomerase IV subunit B, protein MQEQTQYTEDNIRSLDWKEHIRMRPGMYIGKLGDGSSPDDGIYILIKEVIDNSIDEFVMGTGKTIEVTIKDRMVTIRDYGRGIPLGKVVDVVSKMNTGGKYDSKAFKKSVGLNGVGTKAVNALSNFFRVESVRDGQLKCAEFSAGNLVLEEEVVETTRRKGTKVSFTADDTIFKNYKYRKEYIEKMLKNYCYLNTGLTIIFNGEKFYSDNGLKDLLEENIDQEDMVYPIIHLLGNDIEIALTHSKSQYSEEYYSFVNGQNTTQGGTHLSAFREGVVRTMKEFYNKNFEASDIRKSIVAAISIKVEEPVFESQTKTKLGSTEMGPDAPSVRTYINDFIKNNLDNFLHKNPEVAEALLKKILQAERERKELSGIRKLAKDRAKKASLHNKKLRDCRVHLTDIKNPRYLESTLFITEGNSASGSITKSRDVNTQAVFSLRGKPLNSYGMTKKIVYENEEFNLLQAALDIEEDYENLRYNNIVLATDADVDGMHIRLLMITFFLQFFPELIKEGHLYILQTPLFRVRNKKKTIYCYSEEERVAAIEELKPKPEITRFKGLGEISPDEFVNFIGQDIRLDPVMLDKASSIEQLLEFYMGKNTPDRQGFIIKNLKVELDVVEEKKKAELIESE, encoded by the coding sequence ATGCAAGAACAAACACAATATACCGAAGATAATATACGCTCGTTAGATTGGAAGGAACATATTCGTATGCGTCCTGGAATGTACATTGGAAAATTAGGTGATGGTTCATCTCCAGATGACGGTATTTATATTCTTATTAAAGAAGTTATCGATAATAGTATCGATGAATTTGTTATGGGAACAGGTAAAACCATTGAGGTTACAATCAAAGACCGCATGGTAACAATTCGCGATTACGGTCGTGGAATTCCGTTAGGAAAAGTTGTTGACGTTGTTTCTAAAATGAATACAGGAGGTAAATATGATTCTAAAGCTTTTAAAAAATCAGTAGGTTTAAACGGTGTTGGTACAAAAGCAGTAAATGCACTTTCTAATTTTTTTCGTGTCGAATCTGTTCGTGACGGACAATTAAAATGTGCCGAATTTTCTGCGGGTAATTTAGTTCTTGAAGAAGAAGTTGTTGAAACTACGCGTCGTAAAGGAACAAAAGTTTCTTTTACTGCAGATGATACCATCTTTAAAAACTATAAGTATCGTAAAGAATATATTGAAAAGATGCTTAAAAATTATTGTTACCTAAACACAGGATTAACAATTATTTTTAATGGCGAGAAATTTTATTCTGATAACGGTTTAAAAGATTTATTAGAAGAAAATATCGATCAAGAAGATATGGTTTATCCGATTATTCATTTGTTGGGTAACGATATCGAAATTGCGCTAACACATAGTAAATCTCAGTATTCAGAAGAATATTATTCTTTTGTTAACGGTCAAAATACGACACAAGGCGGAACGCATTTAAGTGCTTTTAGAGAAGGTGTTGTACGTACGATGAAAGAGTTTTACAATAAAAACTTTGAAGCTTCTGATATTCGTAAATCAATTGTAGCTGCTATATCTATTAAAGTAGAAGAACCTGTTTTTGAATCACAAACCAAAACAAAATTAGGTTCAACCGAAATGGGACCCGATGCACCATCTGTTCGAACATATATTAACGATTTCATTAAAAATAATCTCGATAATTTTTTACATAAAAATCCAGAAGTTGCCGAAGCACTTTTAAAGAAAATTCTTCAGGCAGAACGTGAACGTAAAGAATTATCTGGAATTCGAAAATTAGCTAAAGACCGTGCTAAAAAAGCAAGTCTTCACAACAAAAAATTGCGTGATTGTCGTGTGCATTTAACCGACATCAAAAACCCAAGATATCTTGAAAGTACGTTGTTTATCACCGAAGGTAATTCTGCATCAGGTTCGATAACAAAATCTCGTGATGTAAATACTCAAGCTGTTTTCTCTTTACGTGGAAAACCTTTGAATTCTTATGGAATGACTAAAAAGATTGTTTATGAAAATGAAGAGTTCAACTTATTGCAAGCTGCTTTAGATATCGAAGAAGACTACGAAAACTTAAGATATAACAATATCGTTTTAGCAACTGATGCCGATGTCGATGGAATGCACATTCGTTTGTTGATGATTACATTCTTTTTACAATTTTTTCCTGAATTAATCAAAGAAGGACATTTGTATATTTTGCAAACGCCTTTATTTAGAGTAAGAAATAAAAAGAAAACAATTTATTGTTATTCAGAAGAAGAGCGTGTGGCAGCAATTGAAGAGCTAAAACCAAAACCAGAAATTACCCGATTCAAAGGTTTGGGAGAAATCTCTCCAGATGAGTTTGTTAATTTCATCGGTCAGGATATTCGATTAGACCCTGTGATGTTAGATAAAGCAAGTTCCATTGAACAGCTTTTAGAATTTTATATGGGTAAAAATACACCGGACCGCCAAGGTTTTATTATTAAGAATCTTAAGGTTGAGTTGGATGTAGTTGAAGAAAAAAAGAAAGCTGAATTAATCGAATCAGAATAA
- a CDS encoding UDP-3-O-(3-hydroxymyristoyl)glucosamine N-acyltransferase gives MRFPKTYNLETIAQIIGCDYIGDPNFEVLGSNEIHVVQPGEIVFVDHPKYYDKALNSNASVILINKEVTCPEGKALLISDDPFRDFNKISTYFRPFQQLENAISLSAKIGEGTILQPNVIIGNNVTIGKNCLIHANVIIYDNTIIGDNVIIHSGTVLGADAFYYKKRETFFDQLISCGRVVIEDNVTIGASCTIDKGVTGDTTIGAGSKLDNQIQIGHDTVIGKMCLIASQVGIAGCVVIEDEVTLWGQVGIISGITIGTKASVLAQSGVTKSLEPSKVYFGTPAEENREKLKQIAYLKRLIK, from the coding sequence ATGCGTTTTCCTAAAACATATAATTTAGAAACAATCGCTCAAATTATTGGTTGCGATTATATTGGAGATCCTAATTTTGAAGTTTTAGGATCAAATGAAATCCATGTTGTTCAGCCTGGAGAAATAGTATTTGTTGATCATCCTAAATATTACGATAAAGCATTAAATTCAAATGCTTCTGTAATTTTAATTAATAAAGAAGTTACTTGTCCAGAAGGTAAGGCACTTTTAATTTCAGATGATCCTTTTAGAGATTTTAATAAAATATCTACTTATTTTAGACCTTTTCAGCAGTTGGAAAACGCAATTTCTCTTTCTGCTAAAATAGGTGAAGGAACTATCTTACAACCAAATGTTATTATTGGAAATAATGTTACAATTGGTAAAAATTGTTTGATTCATGCTAATGTTATTATTTACGACAATACGATTATTGGAGATAATGTCATTATACACTCAGGAACTGTTTTAGGTGCAGATGCTTTTTATTACAAAAAAAGAGAAACCTTTTTTGATCAATTGATTTCTTGTGGTAGAGTTGTCATTGAGGATAATGTAACTATTGGAGCTTCTTGTACGATTGATAAAGGAGTAACTGGTGATACAACAATTGGAGCAGGTTCTAAATTAGACAATCAAATTCAAATTGGACATGATACCGTTATCGGAAAAATGTGTTTGATTGCATCCCAAGTTGGTATTGCTGGTTGCGTAGTTATAGAAGATGAAGTAACTCTTTGGGGACAAGTTGGAATTATAAGTGGAATTACTATCGGTACAAAGGCTTCGGTTTTAGCACAATCTGGTGTTACTAAAAGTTTAGAACCAAGTAAAGTATATTTCGGAACTCCCGCTGAAGAAAACAGAGAAAAATTAAAACAAATTGCTTATTTAAAACGCTTAATCAAATAA
- a CDS encoding peptidoglycan-binding protein has translation MKLKYSFQIKSKYTTRYMLLTLTSTFFIFLTSCFSKDVNLVNNESKTDSISISENQNKQSNLIEKDSFVFLINKRIIQSKVMNPKAENSVYEPAINSPKSATYTKDGNKFYINSLEGYTTVVFDAKTLNKIKEIKHKFTVDNNYLFKNNESSVFDYKYKQERKEFNHFLGKPVESCLSHDGKYLWVTYYRRNWDEKAESPSAVAIIDTEKDEIVRVIPTGPLPKMIVASPDNKFVAVTHWGDNTVALIDISSSNPMDFNYKAHIVVDYRLAMNFDENTNRDSECGNCLRGTIFTPDSKKLLVAKMGGNGIAIIDVDKQVMVGTITGSYLNLRHLVINKDELFLSSNKFGMVQRANLIELFNIEIDDKKILNFKDWHSVKLGTGVRTIDVTKNNKYIFACVNNDSKIAVIDANKMEKIFEIDVASFPVGMALSPDEKQLVVTSQGKSGTPGSGNTVTVYDVIYN, from the coding sequence ATGAAATTAAAATATTCCTTTCAGATTAAATCAAAATATACCACAAGATACATGTTACTAACACTTACATCTACATTTTTTATTTTCTTAACTTCTTGTTTTAGTAAAGATGTAAACTTAGTTAATAATGAGTCAAAAACTGATTCAATTTCGATTTCAGAAAATCAAAACAAACAATCTAATTTAATAGAAAAAGATTCGTTTGTATTTTTGATAAACAAAAGAATTATTCAAAGTAAAGTGATGAATCCAAAAGCTGAAAATTCAGTTTATGAACCTGCAATTAATTCTCCAAAATCTGCTACTTATACAAAAGACGGAAATAAGTTTTACATTAATTCATTAGAAGGTTATACAACTGTAGTTTTTGATGCAAAGACTTTAAATAAAATTAAAGAAATCAAACACAAATTTACTGTTGATAATAATTATTTATTTAAAAACAATGAATCCAGTGTTTTTGACTATAAATACAAACAAGAACGTAAAGAATTTAATCATTTTTTAGGTAAACCTGTAGAAAGTTGTTTATCTCACGACGGAAAATATTTATGGGTTACTTATTATAGAAGAAATTGGGATGAAAAAGCAGAATCACCTTCGGCTGTTGCAATTATTGATACCGAAAAAGACGAAATTGTTCGTGTAATTCCTACGGGTCCACTTCCAAAAATGATTGTTGCTTCACCAGATAATAAATTTGTTGCTGTTACACATTGGGGAGATAATACTGTTGCTCTGATTGATATCTCAAGTTCTAATCCGATGGATTTTAACTATAAAGCTCATATTGTGGTTGATTATCGTTTAGCTATGAATTTTGATGAAAATACAAATCGAGATTCTGAATGCGGTAATTGTTTACGTGGCACTATTTTTACTCCAGATAGCAAAAAACTTTTAGTTGCTAAAATGGGGGGAAATGGTATTGCAATAATTGATGTTGATAAGCAAGTAATGGTTGGAACCATTACAGGTTCTTATCTAAATTTACGTCATTTGGTAATAAATAAAGATGAATTATTTTTGAGTTCTAATAAATTTGGAATGGTTCAAAGAGCCAATTTAATTGAATTATTTAATATTGAGATTGATGACAAAAAGATTTTAAATTTTAAAGATTGGCATTCTGTTAAACTTGGAACAGGAGTTCGAACCATCGATGTGACCAAAAATAATAAATACATTTTTGCATGTGTAAATAACGACAGTAAAATAGCTGTTATCGATGCAAATAAAATGGAAAAGATTTTTGAAATTGATGTAGCTTCTTTTCCTGTTGGAATGGCTTTATCGCCAGATGAAAAACAATTAGTTGTAACTTCGCAAGGTAAAAGCGGAACTCCAGGTTCAGGAAATACAGTCACGGTTTACGATGTGATTTATAATTAA